The following coding sequences are from one uncultured Devosia sp. window:
- a CDS encoding sugar ABC transporter permease, with product MAALAAQSKPVLRRSPYPTSFYLPAAIIYGVLFLVPTFASFYFSLTRWSLFTSTFIGFENFVQFFREPFLIQGTINTVIYAVITSGMKVVVGMLLAVLLTSQVMARGLLRSLVFFPVLVSTIGVGITFTVLMHPTQGMINEALALVGIKGPGWLTDPKLALISVALVDVWKGVGLATVIYIAGIVAIPQDYYEAARIDGATKFQNFLYITLPLARPATATVITLSFIGGLRTFDLIWAMTKGGPGFASDTIASVIYKQYQSGFFGLSTAGNVVLFILIGILVVPLTMFLNRKEGHQ from the coding sequence ATGGCCGCTCTTGCCGCACAATCGAAACCGGTCCTGCGCCGCTCGCCTTACCCGACGTCATTCTACCTGCCGGCGGCGATCATCTATGGCGTGCTGTTTCTGGTACCCACCTTCGCGTCCTTCTACTTCAGCCTGACGCGGTGGAGCCTGTTCACCTCGACCTTCATCGGCTTCGAGAATTTCGTTCAGTTCTTCCGCGAACCCTTCCTGATCCAGGGCACGATCAACACCGTCATCTATGCGGTGATCACCTCCGGCATGAAAGTGGTCGTCGGCATGTTGCTGGCCGTGCTGCTGACCAGCCAGGTCATGGCGCGCGGCCTGTTGCGCTCGCTGGTCTTCTTCCCGGTTCTGGTCTCGACCATCGGCGTCGGCATCACCTTTACCGTGTTGATGCATCCCACCCAGGGCATGATCAACGAGGCACTGGCTCTGGTTGGCATCAAGGGTCCCGGCTGGCTGACCGATCCGAAACTGGCCTTGATCTCGGTCGCTTTGGTGGACGTCTGGAAGGGCGTGGGCCTTGCCACGGTGATCTATATCGCCGGCATCGTAGCCATTCCGCAGGACTATTACGAAGCCGCCCGCATCGACGGCGCGACCAAATTCCAGAACTTCCTCTACATCACCCTGCCGCTGGCGCGCCCCGCCACGGCAACGGTCATCACGCTGTCCTTCATCGGCGGCCTGCGCACCTTCGATCTGATCTGGGCCATGACCAAGGGCGGGCCGGGCTTTGCCTCCGACACCATCGCCTCGGTGATCTATAAGCAGTACCAGTCCGGCTTCTTCGGCCTCTCGACCGCCGGCAATGTGGTGCTCTTCATCCTGATCGGCATTCTTGTGGTCCCACTGACCATGTTCCTCAACCGCAAGGAGGGGCACCAGTGA
- a CDS encoding family 78 glycoside hydrolase catalytic domain produces the protein MHDKMSPHAQINTAKPYNWTAAMVRPLADKGEGTPASFLSKSFAVGAVTGNEVLRISALGLYRAFINGKRVGNDLLTPGWTTYDKRLSFQTYSVGDLLVAGENTITIWLADGWMRSPLMWGKHRLHNTWGDKIAAIAELRAGEGEAELLLSTDASWQSGELPIRKSGIYFGEDFDARFETRVTAGSEAVSFDPAILVAHETTPVRELAPIAPVKTWVEADGRTVHDFGQNLGGYVAYTVSGEAGAKVVIDHAEVLDKDGNFYNVNYRTAESNTIYTLSGQGEESYRPHFTFFGFRYARVQIIGNAKISAIHSVPTSSVTEQKASFTSANPLVNRLVLNTLWSQRSNFIEVPTDCPQRDERLGWTGDAQVFAGTALYLAEAHGFLSKYVRDIMADQREDGAVPHVVPDPTRMQPEFYQGFFGSTGWGDAIAVIPWQLYLHYGDTAILSEALPAMIKWVDFVWSISDGPIVSPPRQWGERGFSFGDWLQPSGPSAKPLPTIGDDAAATIYLYVTADLVSRIATIAGDTVTAQRLADMAGKVKAAFQHEFITKSGRLAYDDQTSYALAIVHDLIPAEHYEAAKGYFKATIARSEGRIGTGFIGTPALLPALLKIVEVGLAADVFLQEEVPGWLYQVKMGATTIWERWDAVQPDGTIYNPQMNSYNHYAYGAVCQWLLEAVAGFKPDANDPGFATVVFEPTIIPDLSPVEASHDSPRGRIAASWTVDGNTARYEIEVPQQSRGVLKLAADYRDVTVDGAAFAGADLTPGKHTVTFSFTPPVRAVKEEFQINAHTP, from the coding sequence ATGCACGACAAAATGTCTCCGCACGCCCAGATCAATACCGCCAAGCCCTATAACTGGACGGCCGCCATGGTGCGTCCGCTTGCCGACAAGGGTGAAGGCACGCCTGCTTCCTTCCTGAGCAAGAGCTTCGCCGTCGGTGCCGTCACCGGCAACGAAGTGCTGCGCATCAGCGCGCTGGGTCTCTATCGCGCCTTCATCAACGGCAAGCGCGTCGGCAATGATCTGCTGACGCCCGGCTGGACCACTTATGACAAGCGCCTGTCGTTCCAGACCTACAGCGTCGGGGACCTGCTGGTGGCCGGCGAAAACACCATCACCATCTGGTTGGCCGATGGCTGGATGCGCTCGCCGCTGATGTGGGGCAAGCACCGCCTGCACAATACCTGGGGCGACAAGATCGCTGCCATCGCCGAGCTGCGTGCCGGTGAAGGCGAGGCCGAACTGCTGCTGTCGACGGACGCCTCATGGCAGAGCGGCGAGCTGCCGATCCGCAAGTCCGGCATCTATTTCGGCGAGGATTTCGATGCGCGCTTCGAGACCAGGGTGACCGCCGGTTCGGAGGCAGTGAGCTTCGATCCCGCCATTCTCGTGGCACACGAAACCACTCCAGTGCGCGAACTGGCCCCGATCGCCCCGGTCAAGACCTGGGTCGAGGCTGATGGCCGCACGGTGCATGACTTCGGCCAGAACCTGGGCGGCTATGTCGCTTATACGGTGAGCGGCGAAGCCGGCGCCAAGGTGGTCATCGACCACGCCGAAGTGCTCGACAAGGACGGCAATTTCTACAACGTCAATTATCGTACGGCCGAGTCCAACACGATCTACACGCTGTCGGGGCAGGGCGAGGAAAGCTATCGCCCGCACTTCACCTTCTTCGGCTTCCGCTATGCCCGTGTCCAGATCATCGGCAATGCCAAGATCTCAGCGATCCATTCGGTGCCGACCAGCTCGGTGACCGAGCAGAAAGCCAGCTTCACCTCCGCCAATCCGCTGGTGAACCGCCTGGTGCTCAACACGCTCTGGAGCCAGCGCTCCAACTTCATCGAAGTGCCGACCGACTGCCCGCAGCGTGACGAACGCCTGGGCTGGACCGGCGATGCGCAGGTGTTTGCCGGTACGGCGCTCTATCTTGCAGAAGCCCACGGCTTCCTCAGCAAATATGTCCGCGACATCATGGCCGACCAGCGTGAAGACGGGGCGGTGCCCCATGTCGTGCCCGATCCGACGCGCATGCAGCCCGAGTTCTATCAGGGCTTCTTTGGCTCGACCGGCTGGGGCGATGCCATTGCCGTCATTCCGTGGCAGCTTTACCTGCACTATGGCGACACCGCGATCCTGAGCGAAGCTCTGCCGGCCATGATCAAGTGGGTCGACTTCGTCTGGTCGATCAGCGATGGCCCGATTGTTTCCCCGCCACGCCAGTGGGGTGAGCGCGGCTTCTCCTTCGGCGACTGGCTGCAGCCCTCGGGTCCCTCGGCCAAGCCACTGCCCACCATCGGCGACGACGCTGCGGCAACCATCTATCTCTACGTCACGGCCGATCTCGTCTCGCGCATTGCCACTATCGCGGGTGACACCGTGACGGCCCAACGTCTGGCTGACATGGCCGGCAAGGTGAAGGCGGCTTTCCAGCACGAATTCATCACCAAGTCCGGCCGTCTGGCCTATGACGACCAGACTTCATACGCGCTTGCCATCGTGCATGACCTGATCCCGGCCGAGCACTACGAAGCCGCCAAGGGCTACTTCAAGGCGACCATCGCCCGCTCCGAAGGCCGTATCGGCACCGGCTTCATCGGCACCCCGGCCCTGCTGCCGGCCTTGCTCAAGATCGTCGAAGTGGGCCTGGCGGCCGACGTCTTCCTGCAGGAAGAAGTGCCCGGTTGGCTCTATCAGGTGAAGATGGGCGCCACCACGATTTGGGAGCGGTGGGACGCCGTCCAGCCCGATGGCACGATCTACAATCCGCAGATGAATTCCTACAATCACTATGCCTATGGCGCGGTGTGCCAGTGGCTGCTCGAAGCCGTGGCCGGCTTCAAGCCAGATGCCAATGATCCGGGCTTTGCCACGGTCGTTTTCGAGCCAACCATCATCCCCGATCTGTCTCCGGTGGAGGCAAGCCACGACAGCCCGCGCGGCCGCATTGCAGCCAGCTGGACGGTCGATGGCAACACGGCACGCTACGAGATCGAAGTGCCCCAGCAGTCGCGCGGCGTGCTCAAGCTGGCGGCGGACTACCGTGACGTGACGGTCGATGGCGCAGCCTTTGCCGGTGCCGACCTGACGCCAGGCAAGCACACGGTCACCTTCTCTTTCACCCCGCCGGTGCGGGCTGTGAAGGAAGAGTTCCAGATCAATGCCCACACGCCATAA
- a CDS encoding extracellular solute-binding protein: MTKTKTTLTALATGLLAMTALSGAAMAQTTLSVLVDNASHTIAISNALAEAFEAKHPDVSVEIEARPGGGEGDNIVKTRLATGQMTDVFWYNSGSLLQAIAPQQTLVDLSAEPFMDRVSETFKSVVSAGDGVYGVPTRPAEAGGIFYNRKIYEQLGLEVPTTWAEFMANNEKIKAAGIPAVIGTYGEPWTSQVLVLADFYNVQKQVPDFAAQYTAGTAKFATTPAAERGFEYLKEVQAGGYYNEDVGAARYEDGLRMIAEGAGAHYPMITFAIPALSAGYPELVNDVGFFALPAEKAEDTGLTVWMPAGFYIPQTSANIDLAKQFLDFVASPEGCEVQSGAVAINGPYLIDGCELPDDVVQSVRDLLPYFENGNNSPALEFVSPIKGPILEQLTVEVGSGFREPASAAELYDEDVRKQAQQLGLPGW; this comes from the coding sequence ATGACTAAAACCAAGACGACCCTGACTGCCCTTGCAACTGGCCTTCTGGCGATGACGGCGCTTTCGGGCGCCGCCATGGCCCAGACCACACTGAGCGTGCTGGTCGACAATGCCTCGCACACCATCGCCATCTCCAATGCCCTGGCCGAAGCTTTCGAAGCCAAGCATCCCGACGTCTCCGTCGAGATCGAGGCGCGCCCGGGTGGCGGTGAAGGTGACAACATCGTCAAGACCCGCCTCGCCACCGGCCAGATGACCGACGTCTTCTGGTACAATTCCGGCTCGCTGCTGCAGGCCATCGCGCCGCAGCAGACCCTGGTCGACCTCAGCGCCGAGCCCTTCATGGACCGCGTCTCGGAGACCTTCAAGTCGGTGGTCTCTGCTGGTGACGGCGTCTATGGCGTCCCGACCCGTCCCGCCGAAGCAGGCGGTATTTTCTACAATCGCAAGATCTACGAGCAGCTTGGTCTCGAAGTGCCCACCACCTGGGCCGAGTTCATGGCCAATAACGAGAAGATCAAGGCTGCCGGCATCCCGGCTGTCATCGGCACCTATGGCGAACCTTGGACCAGCCAGGTTCTGGTGCTGGCCGACTTCTACAATGTGCAGAAGCAGGTTCCTGACTTCGCCGCGCAATACACTGCCGGCACGGCCAAGTTCGCGACGACCCCGGCGGCCGAACGCGGCTTCGAATATCTCAAGGAAGTCCAGGCTGGCGGTTATTACAACGAGGATGTCGGCGCTGCCCGCTATGAAGACGGCCTGCGCATGATCGCCGAAGGCGCTGGTGCCCACTATCCGATGATCACCTTTGCCATTCCGGCCCTCTCGGCCGGCTATCCCGAACTGGTCAACGATGTCGGCTTCTTCGCCCTGCCGGCCGAAAAGGCCGAAGACACTGGCCTGACCGTCTGGATGCCTGCCGGCTTCTACATCCCCCAGACCTCGGCCAATATCGACCTGGCGAAGCAGTTCCTCGACTTCGTCGCCAGCCCCGAGGGCTGTGAAGTCCAGAGTGGTGCGGTGGCGATCAACGGTCCCTATCTGATCGATGGCTGCGAACTGCCCGACGACGTCGTCCAGTCCGTGCGCGACCTGCTGCCCTACTTCGAAAACGGCAACAATTCGCCCGCCCTCGAATTCGTCTCGCCCATCAAGGGACCGATCCTCGAGCAGCTGACCGTTGAAGTCGGTTCGGGCTTCCGCGAGCCGGCCAGCGCGGCCGAGCTCTATGACGAAGATGTTCGCAAGCAGGCTCAGCAGCTCGGCCTCCCCGGCTGGTAA
- a CDS encoding LacI family DNA-binding transcriptional regulator — MAKPPVPGGRDRRVTIREVAEDAGVSVAAVSKVLRDAYGVSDSLRAKVRASMDQLGYRPLAAARGMRGQTYTIGLLLPDIRNPFFADIMSGVNTALERTQYRAMVGISQSSPDTEMVMVEAMIDRQMDGLLLIGSTEQRANLTSIAARKPLVTIGHHDPAAGNFDTVNNNDQQGAMLVVKHLVTNGYRKIAMLSLTSTTSTILAEREMGYRRGMMEAGLGQNISITHSQQTLREVQIAVRRLLQAPNRPDALFCWTDLIGLEAISVARELGLRIPEDVAIVGYDNTMFCDFAQNALTSVDQSGEVLGLQATRLLMERIKGRSEGEHFVVTPRIVARHSSAGPKS, encoded by the coding sequence GTGGCAAAACCACCAGTGCCGGGCGGACGCGATCGCCGTGTGACTATTCGCGAAGTGGCGGAGGATGCTGGCGTTTCGGTCGCTGCTGTTTCGAAAGTCCTGCGCGATGCCTATGGCGTTTCCGATTCCCTGCGCGCCAAGGTGCGGGCCTCGATGGACCAGCTCGGGTATCGCCCCCTGGCCGCCGCGCGCGGCATGCGCGGACAGACCTATACGATCGGCCTGCTGCTGCCCGACATTCGCAATCCCTTCTTTGCCGACATCATGAGCGGCGTGAATACGGCGCTGGAACGCACGCAGTATCGCGCCATGGTTGGCATCAGCCAGTCGTCGCCCGATACGGAAATGGTGATGGTCGAGGCGATGATCGACCGCCAGATGGATGGGCTGCTGTTGATCGGGTCCACCGAACAGCGCGCCAATCTCACCAGCATCGCCGCCCGCAAGCCGCTGGTGACCATCGGCCATCACGATCCGGCCGCGGGCAATTTCGACACGGTCAACAACAATGACCAGCAGGGTGCCATGCTGGTGGTCAAGCATCTGGTGACGAATGGCTATCGCAAGATCGCCATGCTGAGCCTTACCTCCACCACCTCGACCATTCTGGCAGAGCGCGAGATGGGCTATCGCCGCGGCATGATGGAGGCCGGCCTTGGGCAGAACATTTCCATCACACATTCACAGCAGACGCTGCGTGAGGTGCAGATCGCCGTGCGTCGGCTACTGCAGGCGCCAAACCGGCCCGATGCGCTGTTCTGCTGGACCGACCTGATCGGGCTCGAAGCCATCAGCGTGGCGCGTGAGCTGGGTCTGCGTATCCCCGAGGATGTTGCCATTGTCGGCTATGACAATACGATGTTCTGCGATTTCGCGCAGAACGCCCTCACCAGCGTTGACCAATCCGGCGAAGTGCTGGGGCTGCAGGCCACCCGCCTGTTGATGGAGCGGATCAAGGGCCGCAGCGAAGGCGAACACTTCGTCGTCACGCCGCGCATCGTGGCGCGGCATAGTTCGGCCGGTCCAAAATCATGA
- the treY gene encoding malto-oligosyltrehalose synthase: MIPLRATYRLQLNQHFTFDHARAVIPHLAELGGSHAYLSPILMARPGSTHGYDTIDHRRINPELGTLDDFRALVGDLRQRDMGVLLDFVPNHMGVGGAVNDLWLDVLKHGEASRYADWFDIDWSPRREALRGKVLVPFLGKSHAQCLIDGDFDLRADADGLAIWAHGEHKLPLSPESERQVLAQHGSPEAAIAALSGHSGHAALDTLMAQQHWRAAHYATAGDEINYRRFFVNSDLAGIRIDRPDVFAHAHQLIFQLIEEELIDGLRIDHIDGLLDPRAYLETLREKAPRLNYLVVEKILAPHEPLPREWPIEGTTGYETGALLTRVLVRPEAKASLTETYEQFVGEVTAPEDETYRCKLRVMGNELAAELSSLSRLLADLAWSEPATADLTELGLRRAVREVIAHLSVYRTYVDDNGPSGRDRRELTRAVAMARQSRLQDRPGIYDFLQALFCERLDAAYDPARIARVLGKFQQYSGPVMAKGLEDTALYRFNRMVALNEVGAHPDRFSIGIAAFHDANRRRLAETPLAMISTSTHDTKRGEDIRAVIGAMADHPEDWQRVVSGWRDLLAGQGIRGMHPNDLYLFFQLLLGGWPIEGTADDLADRLKGAMQKSIREARLRTDWNFNNADYEGKVDAFVGLALSCQPFIDRFLADRELFLETGKRKALIQAVLKLTIPGIPDIYRGAEDWEQSFVDPDNRRDLDFDHLAHRLADPSAPDRQKLVATQELLQLRRRLPDLFLSGGYLPLDAGPDILAFNRQKSSDMLLVLADLSAGHRKPLAIEQFGAGWKEIIGDETGPVRVLLKS; encoded by the coding sequence TTGATCCCGCTTCGCGCCACCTATCGCCTTCAGCTCAACCAGCATTTCACCTTCGACCATGCCCGCGCCGTCATCCCACATCTTGCCGAACTGGGGGGGAGCCACGCCTATCTGTCGCCCATCCTGATGGCGCGGCCGGGCAGTACGCATGGCTACGACACGATCGATCACCGGCGCATCAATCCCGAACTGGGCACGCTGGATGATTTTCGCGCCCTGGTCGGCGATCTGCGCCAGCGCGACATGGGCGTGCTGCTCGATTTCGTGCCCAATCACATGGGTGTCGGCGGCGCAGTCAACGATCTCTGGCTCGATGTGCTGAAACATGGCGAGGCGAGCCGCTATGCTGATTGGTTCGACATTGACTGGTCGCCGCGGCGCGAGGCTCTGCGTGGCAAGGTGCTGGTGCCCTTCCTCGGCAAGAGCCATGCGCAATGCCTCATCGATGGCGATTTCGATCTGCGGGCCGATGCGGATGGCCTGGCGATCTGGGCGCATGGCGAGCACAAGCTGCCGCTGAGTCCGGAGAGCGAAAGGCAAGTGCTGGCGCAGCACGGCTCACCCGAGGCGGCGATCGCGGCGCTATCCGGTCACTCGGGCCATGCCGCGCTCGACACCTTGATGGCGCAGCAGCACTGGCGCGCGGCGCACTACGCGACGGCGGGCGACGAGATCAATTATCGGCGCTTCTTCGTCAATTCCGACCTCGCCGGCATTCGAATCGACCGGCCCGACGTCTTCGCTCACGCGCATCAATTGATCTTTCAACTGATCGAGGAAGAGCTGATCGACGGGCTGCGCATCGACCATATCGACGGCTTGCTCGACCCCAGGGCCTATCTCGAAACACTGCGCGAAAAGGCGCCCAGGCTGAACTATCTCGTGGTCGAGAAAATCCTCGCCCCACATGAACCCCTACCTCGCGAATGGCCGATCGAGGGAACGACCGGATACGAGACGGGCGCGCTGCTGACGCGGGTGCTGGTGCGGCCCGAGGCCAAGGCGTCGCTCACCGAAACATATGAGCAGTTCGTCGGTGAGGTGACGGCACCCGAGGACGAAACCTACCGCTGCAAGCTGCGGGTGATGGGCAATGAACTGGCCGCCGAACTGTCGAGCCTGTCGCGCCTGCTGGCCGATCTGGCCTGGTCGGAGCCGGCAACGGCGGATTTGACCGAATTGGGCCTGCGCCGGGCCGTGCGCGAGGTGATCGCCCATCTGTCGGTCTATCGCACCTATGTCGATGATAACGGTCCGTCCGGGCGTGATCGCCGCGAGCTGACGCGCGCGGTGGCCATGGCGCGACAGTCGCGGCTGCAGGATCGTCCGGGCATCTATGACTTCCTCCAAGCGCTGTTCTGTGAACGGCTCGATGCCGCCTATGATCCGGCCCGCATCGCTCGTGTGCTGGGCAAATTCCAGCAATATTCCGGGCCGGTCATGGCCAAGGGACTCGAGGATACGGCGCTCTATCGCTTCAACCGCATGGTCGCGCTCAACGAGGTCGGCGCCCATCCCGACCGCTTCTCGATCGGCATTGCTGCCTTTCATGATGCCAACCGGCGCCGGCTGGCAGAAACGCCGTTGGCCATGATCTCGACCTCCACCCACGACACCAAGCGCGGCGAGGATATCCGCGCGGTGATCGGCGCCATGGCCGACCATCCCGAGGACTGGCAGCGAGTGGTAAGCGGCTGGCGTGATCTGCTGGCGGGGCAGGGCATCCGTGGCATGCATCCCAACGACCTCTACCTCTTCTTCCAACTGCTGCTGGGCGGTTGGCCGATCGAGGGCACGGCGGATGATCTGGCAGACCGCCTCAAGGGCGCGATGCAGAAATCCATCCGTGAGGCGCGATTGCGCACGGACTGGAATTTCAACAATGCCGACTATGAGGGGAAAGTGGATGCCTTCGTGGGACTGGCCCTGTCGTGCCAGCCCTTCATCGACCGCTTCCTGGCGGACCGGGAGCTGTTTCTCGAAACCGGCAAGCGCAAGGCGTTGATCCAGGCGGTGCTGAAACTCACTATTCCCGGCATCCCCGACATCTATCGCGGCGCCGAAGACTGGGAGCAGAGTTTCGTCGATCCCGACAATCGCCGGGATCTCGATTTCGACCATCTGGCGCACCGTCTGGCGGATCCGTCCGCGCCCGATCGCCAGAAACTGGTCGCAACCCAAGAGCTGTTGCAACTGCGCAGGCGCCTGCCCGACCTGTTCCTGTCCGGCGGCTACCTGCCGCTGGACGCCGGACCGGACATTCTGGCGTTCAACCGCCAGAAGTCGTCAGACATGCTGCTGGTCCTTGCCGACCTTTCGGCTGGTCATCGCAAACCGCTGGCCATCGAGCAGTTCGGTGCCGGTTGGAAAGAGATCATTGGCGACGAGACCGGTCCGGTGCGTGTCCTGCTCAAGTCATGA
- a CDS encoding extracellular solute-binding protein, translated as MTALSSAAMAQTTVTMLIDNGPNTVALSEALVSAFEAKNPDISIEIETRPGGGEGDNIVKTRLATQQMTDIFYYNSGSLLQALAPQQTLMDLSAEPFMANVSDSFKQVVSVGDAVYGVPISPAEAGGIFYNRDIYAELGLEVPKTWDEFMANNEKIKEAGKTAVIQTYGEPWTSQLFVLADFYNVQNAVPDFAEQFTAGTAKFATTPAATLSFERLKQVHDAGVMNEDFGAATYNDGLRMLVEGEGAHYPMLTFAIPAISDNYPELLDKVGFFAQPGDDAATNGLTTWMPGGFYIPTTSANPDAAKQFMAFVASTEGCQVLEDTVGVNGPFLINGCELPEEVAPVVADLLPYFEEGGHNAPALEFLSPVKGPILEQLTVEVGSGIRAPADAAALYDEDARKQAQQLGLSGW; from the coding sequence ATGACGGCGCTTTCAAGCGCTGCCATGGCACAGACCACGGTGACCATGCTCATCGATAATGGCCCCAATACGGTGGCCCTGTCCGAAGCGCTGGTCAGTGCTTTCGAAGCCAAGAACCCCGACATTTCGATCGAGATCGAAACCCGTCCCGGCGGCGGCGAAGGCGACAACATCGTCAAGACCCGCCTCGCCACCCAGCAGATGACGGACATCTTCTACTACAATTCCGGCTCCCTGCTGCAGGCGCTGGCACCCCAGCAGACGCTGATGGACCTGTCGGCCGAACCTTTCATGGCCAATGTGTCCGACAGCTTCAAGCAGGTGGTGAGCGTTGGCGACGCCGTCTATGGCGTGCCGATCAGCCCGGCCGAAGCCGGCGGCATCTTCTACAACCGCGACATCTATGCCGAGCTTGGCCTCGAAGTCCCCAAGACCTGGGACGAGTTCATGGCCAACAACGAAAAGATCAAGGAAGCCGGCAAGACCGCCGTCATCCAGACCTATGGCGAACCCTGGACCAGCCAGCTTTTCGTTCTGGCCGACTTCTACAACGTGCAGAATGCCGTGCCGGATTTCGCCGAGCAGTTCACTGCCGGAACGGCCAAGTTTGCCACGACACCGGCAGCGACCCTGAGCTTCGAGCGTCTCAAGCAGGTGCATGATGCCGGCGTGATGAACGAGGATTTTGGCGCCGCCACCTACAACGACGGCCTGCGCATGCTGGTGGAGGGCGAAGGTGCCCACTATCCCATGCTGACCTTCGCCATCCCCGCCATTTCCGACAACTATCCGGAACTGCTCGATAAGGTCGGCTTCTTTGCCCAGCCGGGTGACGATGCGGCGACCAATGGCCTGACCACCTGGATGCCTGGCGGTTTCTATATCCCGACCACCTCGGCCAATCCCGACGCCGCCAAGCAGTTCATGGCTTTCGTGGCCAGCACCGAAGGCTGCCAGGTTCTGGAAGATACGGTCGGCGTCAACGGCCCCTTCCTGATCAATGGCTGTGAACTGCCCGAGGAAGTGGCTCCGGTCGTCGCCGACCTGCTGCCCTATTTCGAGGAAGGCGGCCACAACGCACCGGCTCTCGAATTCCTCTCGCCGGTCAAGGGCCCCATCCTTGAACAGCTGACTGTCGAAGTCGGTTCGGGCATTCGCGCCCCGGCCGATGCCGCCGCTCTCTATGACGAAGACGCCCGCAAGCAGGCGCAGCAGCTGGGTCTGTCGGGCTGGTAA